A genomic window from Companilactobacillus alimentarius DSM 20249 includes:
- the budA gene encoding acetolactate decarboxylase, with product MSNTNVLYQHGTLALLVPGLLDGTITMKELLTHGDTGIGTGEGLDGELIILDGTPYQVDSTGSVNIVKGDFTLPFANIHYGNYHKLLSVENISQKELEKRILAQTSINTFFSIKVHGTFKDVKTRAVKKSHKPYDTLAKTAEAQSVFDRQEVSGTVLSYFSPTVFDGAAVAGFHHHFISDKHDFGGHLLSLGTVSGDVEIQQFDTLEQHLPVKNQDYMDFDFSQCDILGDIHKAE from the coding sequence ATGTCAAACACAAATGTCCTCTATCAACACGGAACACTTGCTTTACTAGTTCCTGGATTATTAGATGGTACGATCACGATGAAAGAATTATTAACGCATGGTGATACTGGTATCGGTACAGGCGAAGGACTCGATGGCGAATTGATTATCTTAGACGGTACGCCTTATCAAGTTGACAGTACAGGTTCTGTCAATATCGTCAAAGGCGACTTCACCTTACCTTTCGCTAATATTCATTATGGCAATTATCACAAATTGCTATCTGTTGAAAATATCAGTCAAAAAGAACTCGAGAAAAGAATTCTTGCTCAAACAAGCATTAATACCTTCTTCTCCATTAAAGTTCATGGAACTTTTAAAGATGTAAAAACTAGAGCTGTGAAGAAATCACACAAGCCTTATGACACACTAGCTAAAACAGCTGAAGCTCAAAGTGTCTTTGATCGTCAAGAAGTCAGCGGAACTGTTTTGAGTTACTTCTCTCCTACCGTTTTTGATGGTGCTGCAGTTGCTGGTTTTCATCATCATTTTATAAGTGATAAACATGACTTTGGCGGACATCTATTGTCATTAGGTACCGTTTCTGGTGACGTGGAGATTCAACAGTTCGACACTTTGGAACAACACCTACCAGTTAAAAATCAGGATTACATGGATTTTGACTTTTCCCAATGCGATATTTTAGGTGATATTCATAAAGCGGAATAA
- a CDS encoding alpha/beta hydrolase encodes METKDYNLTISDHEFKVKGYWLDQVDDFGQNVDYPVVIICPGGGFTFHSEREEEPIALRFNSYGMHAVVLEYQLIEDRPVYPSALQELAKTIDWITKQPASRHVDKSKIILVGFSAGGHIVATYNGVATNELLRKKYGLEQYNGQHAAVILGYPVIDMTIKGSFPDDDKALHQITEDKSLWKAQDLLNENSKPAFVWQTQTDELVKVVNTIKYVDRMNELNIPVEYHLFGSGIHGLALGTYVTQKPGKKKYLNSWTAKWIELALNWLQMMKFLG; translated from the coding sequence ATGGAAACTAAGGATTATAATCTCACTATCTCTGATCACGAGTTCAAAGTTAAAGGATATTGGCTAGATCAAGTCGATGATTTTGGGCAAAACGTTGATTATCCAGTAGTAATTATTTGTCCAGGAGGTGGATTTACCTTCCACTCCGAGCGAGAAGAAGAACCCATAGCTTTAAGATTCAATTCATACGGAATGCATGCAGTCGTATTGGAATACCAATTGATAGAAGATCGTCCGGTTTATCCAAGTGCTTTGCAAGAATTGGCTAAAACAATAGACTGGATCACTAAACAACCTGCGTCACGCCACGTTGATAAGAGTAAAATTATCTTGGTTGGCTTCTCAGCCGGAGGACACATCGTGGCAACTTATAACGGCGTTGCAACTAATGAACTGTTACGTAAGAAGTATGGATTAGAACAATATAACGGACAACATGCCGCAGTAATCTTAGGCTATCCAGTCATTGATATGACTATAAAAGGCAGCTTTCCTGATGATGATAAGGCGTTACACCAAATCACAGAAGATAAATCCTTGTGGAAAGCTCAAGATTTGTTAAATGAAAATTCCAAACCAGCCTTTGTCTGGCAAACACAGACCGATGAACTAGTTAAAGTCGTTAATACGATTAAATATGTTGACCGAATGAACGAGTTGAATATCCCAGTTGAATATCATCTCTTCGGTTCAGGAATTCATGGCTTAGCACTTGGAACTTATGTTACGCAAAAACCAGGAAAGAAGAAGTATCTTAATTCTTGGACTGCTAAGTGGATAGAATTAGCCTTGAATTGGTTGCAAATGATGAAATTTTTAGGATAA
- a CDS encoding ATP-binding cassette domain-containing protein, which yields MTDLFADGAISIHGARENNLKNIDLDIPKHRTTVFAGLSGSGKSSLVFDTMAAVSRRELNETFPSFTQQYLPKYGQPEFDSIEHLPVAIVVEQKPIGRNSRSTLATYTGIYSVLRLMFSRIGKPWVGYSEWFSFNLPQGMCPNCQGLGFVDDVDGSKLIDPNKSLNEGAMTFSGFQPGTWRWKEYGNSGLFDLDKKIKDYSKEEYELLMNAPRQKLKNPPKQWARTALYEGLIPRMLRSVIHSASGRHHQAELSKIVTRKVCPVCHGDRLNKEALKGKIEGKNIAQVSEMDLVNVLNFLDSISDPMAKTMVRELRSKIQALVDIGLGYLSLGRGTDTLSGGEAQRIKIAKYLTSSLSDLVYVLDEPSVGLHLHDIQLITKSLNKLKDHGNTVVLVDHNPAIISSADYVVEIGPKAGKGGGQVTFTGTYPELLKSDTITGKMLREPVSFRTARQPKSFLEVNHITAHNLKDVSTKIPQGVMTVVSGPAGSGKSTLVDAVKQLVADQDYIDLSQDSVGTNIRSTPATYLNILNPLRKLFSKANNGVSTQLFSYNGKGACPRCKGKGVTITEMAFMDPVVQVCELCHGKRYSQEALQYKYHDKDISEVLNLSINDTLDFFQDVPAIYQKVSLLNKVGLGYLNLSQSMTTLSGGEVQRVKLAMELDHTGSIYFLDEPTTGLHLNDTKRLIDLFESLVDNGNTLILIEHNLKLISQADWLIDMGPDAGKYGGKICFEGIPKDSLKDSASRTGVALKQQLEKN from the coding sequence ATGACTGATTTATTTGCAGATGGAGCTATCAGCATTCATGGTGCTCGTGAGAACAATCTGAAAAATATCGACTTGGATATTCCCAAGCACAGAACAACTGTCTTCGCTGGTCTGTCGGGTTCTGGTAAATCTTCTCTAGTTTTCGATACGATGGCTGCGGTCTCTCGTCGGGAACTGAACGAAACTTTTCCCAGTTTTACCCAACAATATTTACCAAAATATGGACAGCCGGAATTCGACAGTATCGAGCACTTACCTGTCGCCATCGTAGTTGAGCAAAAGCCGATTGGTCGTAATTCTCGGTCGACTTTGGCCACTTACACTGGTATATACTCAGTTTTACGTCTGATGTTTTCACGAATCGGTAAACCGTGGGTCGGCTATTCCGAATGGTTCTCTTTCAACTTGCCACAAGGAATGTGCCCCAATTGCCAAGGTTTAGGCTTTGTTGACGATGTTGATGGCAGTAAATTAATTGATCCTAATAAATCCCTTAATGAAGGAGCAATGACCTTTAGTGGTTTTCAACCAGGAACTTGGCGTTGGAAGGAATATGGTAACAGTGGATTATTTGATTTAGATAAGAAAATCAAAGATTATTCAAAAGAAGAATATGAGCTGTTGATGAACGCTCCCCGTCAAAAGCTTAAGAACCCACCGAAGCAATGGGCTCGAACCGCTCTTTATGAAGGCTTGATTCCAAGAATGTTACGTTCGGTTATCCACAGTGCCTCCGGTAGACATCATCAAGCGGAATTATCAAAAATCGTTACTCGAAAAGTTTGTCCCGTATGTCACGGAGATCGTCTCAACAAAGAAGCTCTCAAGGGAAAAATTGAGGGTAAAAATATTGCACAAGTTAGTGAGATGGATCTAGTTAATGTATTGAACTTCTTAGACAGCATTTCCGACCCTATGGCCAAAACAATGGTCCGTGAGCTTCGCAGCAAGATTCAAGCATTAGTTGATATCGGTTTAGGCTATCTTTCCTTAGGACGCGGAACTGATACCTTATCAGGCGGTGAAGCACAACGAATTAAAATTGCTAAATACCTAACTAGCTCGCTTTCTGATCTAGTTTACGTCTTAGATGAACCTAGCGTCGGACTTCATCTCCACGACATTCAATTGATCACTAAGTCGCTGAACAAGCTTAAAGATCACGGCAACACAGTCGTCTTAGTGGATCACAATCCAGCAATAATTTCTTCGGCTGACTATGTAGTAGAAATCGGTCCTAAGGCTGGTAAAGGTGGTGGACAAGTAACTTTCACTGGCACCTATCCTGAGTTACTGAAGTCAGATACGATCACGGGAAAAATGTTGCGTGAACCTGTATCCTTTAGAACAGCTCGTCAGCCTAAGTCCTTCTTAGAAGTCAATCACATTACGGCACACAATTTAAAAGATGTCAGTACTAAAATTCCTCAGGGAGTAATGACAGTCGTTTCCGGTCCCGCTGGCTCAGGGAAAAGTACTTTAGTGGATGCTGTAAAACAGTTAGTAGCCGACCAAGACTACATTGATCTGAGTCAAGATTCAGTCGGCACCAACATCCGTTCGACCCCCGCAACTTATTTGAACATTTTAAATCCCCTTCGAAAATTATTCAGTAAAGCTAATAACGGCGTTTCAACCCAACTGTTCAGTTATAACGGTAAGGGCGCTTGTCCTAGGTGCAAAGGCAAAGGTGTGACAATTACCGAGATGGCCTTCATGGACCCAGTCGTTCAAGTCTGTGAATTGTGTCACGGAAAACGTTACAGTCAAGAAGCTTTGCAATATAAATATCACGACAAGGATATTTCTGAGGTACTCAATCTCTCTATCAATGACACCCTGGATTTTTTCCAAGACGTCCCGGCGATTTATCAAAAAGTCAGTTTGTTAAACAAAGTTGGCCTAGGATATTTAAATTTGAGTCAATCAATGACGACTCTATCAGGTGGCGAAGTTCAACGAGTTAAATTAGCTATGGAATTAGACCATACCGGAAGTATCTACTTCTTGGACGAACCCACAACTGGTCTACATCTAAATGACACTAAACGCTTAATTGATTTATTCGAAAGCTTAGTCGATAACGGCAATACTTTGATTTTGATTGAACACAATTTGAAGTTAATCAGTCAAGCCGATTGGTTGATAGATATGGGACCAGACGCTGGAAAGTATGGTGGAAAAATCTGTTTTGAAGGTATTCCTAAAGACAGTTTGAAAGATTCTGCATCAAGAACTGGCGTGGCTTTAAAACAACAGCTTGAAAAGAATTAA
- a CDS encoding LacI family DNA-binding transcriptional regulator translates to MTTIYDLAKKTGISKSTISRVVSGNGYVSSQKRKIILDAMHEMNYIPNQVAKNLRSKHTKNIGFLVNDYYPLVGELVNSFTQIASQYGYNVNLYFTKTSENEIHTLNLLTTKTLDAVFIALRINSWDTIGSYAKFGPIATWQRVKHPHIYSNFIDHYPIYYRILEHLDKQGYKHIGHVLSEYRNGNTQARVRAIKNFIQKHPDSKQSYQFYHGQNGVGEFAAMRWLQDKNHPQVMMAFTDYVAAEFIATLKKNGVKVPEECLVIGSDNGEIARLMDFPTIDLCFRNQMHNGFIYLYNQLNSADLPFESQNPRWVDAD, encoded by the coding sequence ATGACCACAATTTATGATTTAGCAAAGAAGACAGGTATTTCCAAATCAACTATTTCTCGTGTCGTCAGTGGAAATGGCTACGTTAGCTCCCAAAAGCGAAAGATCATTCTCGACGCCATGCATGAGATGAATTACATCCCCAATCAAGTAGCCAAAAATCTCCGCAGCAAACACACGAAAAACATCGGTTTCTTAGTTAACGACTACTACCCACTAGTAGGAGAATTGGTAAATTCATTTACACAAATTGCTTCTCAATATGGTTATAACGTCAATCTCTACTTTACTAAGACGTCCGAAAATGAAATTCATACACTCAATCTTTTGACTACTAAAACACTCGACGCCGTTTTCATAGCGCTACGAATCAATTCGTGGGATACGATTGGTTCATACGCCAAATTTGGACCCATCGCTACATGGCAGCGTGTCAAGCACCCCCATATCTATTCCAATTTTATCGACCACTATCCTATCTACTATCGGATTTTAGAGCACCTCGATAAACAAGGATACAAGCACATTGGACATGTCTTATCCGAATATCGAAACGGTAACACCCAAGCTCGAGTCAGAGCCATCAAAAATTTCATCCAAAAGCACCCTGACAGTAAGCAAAGCTACCAGTTTTATCATGGACAAAATGGCGTTGGCGAGTTTGCGGCTATGAGATGGCTTCAGGATAAAAACCATCCTCAGGTTATGATGGCCTTCACGGATTATGTCGCAGCGGAATTTATCGCCACATTAAAAAAGAACGGCGTCAAAGTCCCAGAAGAATGTTTGGTAATCGGGAGCGATAATGGTGAAATTGCACGTTTGATGGATTTTCCAACGATTGATCTCTGCTTTAGAAATCAAATGCACAACGGATTTATCTATCTCTATAATCAATTAAACAGTGCTGATCTTCCATTCGAGAGTCAAAATCCTCGTTGGGTCGATGCAGATTAA
- a CDS encoding type II toxin-antitoxin system PemK/MazF family toxin — protein MTKEDIAQGSIFMVNLDPVIGHEQGRKRPVIVVSIPDFYKLTGEVLVVPITSQFKSFGLTVEINSTKKSNGIHGLALCQHIRSIDIKARTGKMIGKCTGKELNKVIDIIDKSLHI, from the coding sequence ATGACCAAAGAAGATATTGCTCAGGGAAGCATTTTTATGGTCAACCTTGATCCTGTTATCGGTCATGAACAAGGTCGAAAAAGGCCCGTCATTGTTGTATCAATACCCGACTTCTACAAGTTGACAGGTGAAGTATTGGTTGTACCAATTACCTCTCAATTTAAAAGCTTTGGATTGACTGTTGAAATAAATTCTACTAAAAAAAGCAATGGAATCCACGGTTTAGCTCTTTGCCAACATATCAGATCAATTGATATTAAAGCTCGAACAGGTAAAATGATTGGTAAATGTACAGGCAAAGAATTAAATAAAGTTATTGATATTATTGATAAATCCTTGCATATTTAA
- a CDS encoding SDR family oxidoreductase encodes MIKDKVVIITGASSGIGEATAKKLAHDGAKVVLGARNTDKLSKIANEITEAGGQAVYQKTDVTKREDSQKLVDFAKDKFGHVDVIYLNAGVMPNSPLSELRVEDWDLMIDVNLKGVLYGIAAILPEFRKQHSGQIIATSSVAGIKAYPGGAVYGATKWGVKDLMEVLRMECAQNNEHIRTSVIYPAAVHSNLTSHIPDKKVAQGEAEVRAQTELSADKVANVVAFAIDTPEDTTVNEFTVGPADQAW; translated from the coding sequence ATGATTAAAGATAAAGTTGTTATTATTACTGGTGCATCTTCTGGAATTGGTGAAGCCACCGCTAAGAAATTGGCTCATGATGGTGCCAAAGTTGTTTTAGGAGCTAGAAATACTGATAAATTAAGTAAAATTGCTAATGAAATAACAGAAGCTGGTGGTCAAGCTGTTTATCAAAAAACTGATGTAACCAAACGTGAGGATAGTCAAAAACTTGTTGATTTTGCTAAAGACAAATTTGGACATGTGGATGTCATCTATCTAAACGCTGGCGTTATGCCAAATTCTCCACTATCAGAACTTAGAGTTGAGGATTGGGACTTGATGATTGACGTCAATTTGAAGGGAGTTCTCTACGGAATCGCTGCCATCTTACCAGAATTTCGTAAACAACATTCAGGTCAAATCATTGCCACATCATCAGTCGCTGGCATAAAAGCTTACCCAGGTGGAGCTGTTTATGGTGCTACTAAGTGGGGCGTTAAAGATTTGATGGAGGTCTTGAGAATGGAATGTGCACAAAATAATGAACACATTCGTACCTCAGTCATCTATCCAGCAGCCGTTCATTCCAATTTGACCAGTCATATTCCTGATAAGAAAGTTGCTCAAGGTGAAGCCGAAGTTAGAGCGCAAACTGAACTTTCAGCGGATAAAGTTGCTAACGTCGTAGCTTTCGCCATTGATACACCAGAAGATACGACTGTCAACGAGTTTACCGTTGGACCTGCCGATCAAGCTTGGTAA
- a CDS encoding DMT family transporter, with translation MNSNKIVGSILLGIAASIWGGTFVAVKLVVGEIHPLQLVWLRYLVALIFLVGFSLIKREKWHIKRKDWKWFILSGLTGYALSIVAQETGTWFSSAQTGAVVTSSTPTFMVIFAWLILKEKLDRVKVVSLVMATLGVVMIVGIHLSGKHILIGVLFLILAALSWSFMSVMIKLLSDYSALQITIISTVVAMFCLTPFVMGNIASLSNVNFFNPKIIICLLYVGALSTAMAFVMWNKGLTMVSPSVSGLIYLLQPIVGTLLGWLILGEGLTWGFAAGTILILMSVWVSIRFAK, from the coding sequence ATGAATTCTAACAAAATAGTGGGTTCAATTCTTTTAGGAATTGCCGCCAGCATTTGGGGTGGCACATTCGTTGCAGTGAAATTGGTAGTTGGAGAGATTCATCCCCTCCAATTAGTCTGGCTAAGGTATTTAGTCGCGTTGATCTTTTTAGTCGGTTTCTCATTGATCAAGAGAGAAAAATGGCACATCAAAAGAAAAGATTGGAAATGGTTTATTCTGTCCGGATTGACCGGTTATGCACTTTCCATAGTAGCCCAAGAGACAGGGACCTGGTTTTCCAGCGCCCAAACAGGGGCGGTTGTGACCTCTTCAACGCCAACTTTTATGGTAATTTTTGCATGGTTAATATTAAAGGAAAAATTAGATCGTGTTAAAGTCGTTTCATTGGTGATGGCAACTCTAGGTGTCGTGATGATAGTCGGAATCCACTTGAGTGGCAAGCATATTTTGATTGGCGTCTTATTCTTGATACTGGCCGCTTTGAGTTGGTCGTTTATGTCCGTGATGATAAAGTTATTGTCCGATTATTCAGCTTTACAAATAACGATAATTTCAACGGTAGTTGCAATGTTTTGCTTAACACCATTCGTGATGGGAAATATTGCCTCCTTATCCAATGTCAATTTCTTCAATCCAAAGATAATAATCTGCTTGCTCTACGTTGGAGCGTTGTCCACTGCCATGGCGTTTGTCATGTGGAACAAGGGTTTAACGATGGTCAGTCCCAGTGTATCGGGATTAATCTACTTGTTGCAACCGATTGTAGGGACGCTTTTAGGTTGGCTGATTTTAGGCGAAGGTCTCACTTGGGGTTTTGCCGCAGGGACTATTTTGATTCTGATGAGTGTCTGGGTCTCAATTAGGTTTGCTAAATAA
- a CDS encoding AbrB/MazE/SpoVT family DNA-binding domain-containing protein gives MDQKRAINIKPIGNSQGLIIPKNILKDMGINDYKNQKLTLEVKNHSLIIKKDNSSSRLMDEFGYLQNEKKPENNELDWGQSVGSEKF, from the coding sequence ATGGATCAAAAAAGAGCAATCAATATAAAACCTATTGGCAATTCTCAAGGACTAATAATTCCTAAGAATATTTTAAAAGACATGGGAATAAACGACTATAAGAATCAAAAGTTAACTCTTGAAGTCAAAAATCACTCCCTTATTATAAAAAAAGATAACTCTAGTTCTCGTTTAATGGACGAGTTTGGGTATTTACAAAATGAGAAAAAACCTGAAAACAATGAATTAGATTGGGGACAGTCAGTCGGATCGGAGAAATTCTAA
- a CDS encoding DMT family transporter, producing the protein MKSKRVLGSVFLTIASIIWGAMFVVVKIIVNEVHPIQLVWLEYLIALVFLIGYSIMKKEKWHINWSDLKLVFWIGIIGNTISLVAQEMGTGLSNAQTASVITSTIPAFMIIFGWLILKEKLNKIKILSVVIAILGVVMIVGLKMSGTNVILGVLLLVLDSIAWALMSVLVKKVKTYSSLQITIMSTVVAVVALTPFILSDMSSLTSINFADPTIILSLLYIGAVSTAVAYVMWNRGLQIVSAGSSGVFYLIQPIVGSFLGWLLLGEQISVGFVIGSFMILASVWISVKFDGSSANETRLKRTRPASVKLNNN; encoded by the coding sequence ATGAAGTCTAAAAGGGTTCTCGGATCCGTTTTTTTAACCATTGCTTCAATTATTTGGGGAGCAATGTTCGTAGTTGTAAAAATTATCGTTAATGAGGTACATCCAATTCAATTAGTTTGGTTGGAGTACTTGATTGCGTTGGTATTCTTAATTGGATACTCAATAATGAAAAAGGAAAAATGGCATATCAATTGGTCTGATTTGAAATTAGTCTTTTGGATTGGAATCATTGGTAATACTATTTCACTAGTTGCCCAGGAAATGGGTACAGGGTTGTCTAATGCCCAAACTGCTTCAGTGATTACATCAACTATTCCAGCATTTATGATCATCTTCGGTTGGTTGATCCTGAAAGAGAAGTTGAATAAAATTAAAATCCTCTCCGTCGTCATTGCCATCTTAGGTGTTGTAATGATTGTCGGTTTAAAGATGTCTGGAACCAATGTTATCTTAGGAGTATTGCTCCTAGTACTTGATTCTATTGCTTGGGCCTTGATGTCGGTCTTGGTCAAAAAGGTAAAAACGTACAGTTCTTTACAAATTACTATTATGTCAACAGTAGTAGCAGTTGTTGCTCTGACACCATTTATTTTAAGTGATATGTCATCACTTACAAGCATTAATTTTGCCGACCCAACGATTATTCTAAGTTTACTTTACATCGGTGCTGTTTCAACCGCCGTTGCTTATGTAATGTGGAATCGTGGTCTTCAAATAGTTAGTGCTGGTTCATCTGGAGTGTTCTACTTGATTCAGCCAATCGTTGGTTCATTTTTAGGTTGGTTATTGTTGGGAGAACAAATCTCTGTTGGATTCGTCATTGGTTCATTTATGATTTTAGCCAGTGTCTGGATCTCAGTTAAGTTCGATGGATCATCAGCAAATGAGACTCGTTTGAAGAGGACTCGTCCTGCTTCAGTAAAATTGAATAATAATTAA
- a CDS encoding glucose PTS transporter subunit IIA, which produces MNNQVLISLAAPVDGKFMKLSQVKDPVFSEGLMGQGFAIEPTDGKVVSPVDGTVTLVSETKHAFGIKTPDGADVLVHLGIDTVDLKGEPFTVLIKQGDRVKMGQDVVKMDLKEITDAGKQKTVILAITNSKDILQQLMTKEFDQNITAGSTVAVASIKKLIDKKPQKVGSGKYDQLAADIVENVGGTENINSLIHCITRLRFYLKDDSKANDNAIENLDGVISVAKAGGQYQVVIGQAVTDVYDAVIAQIGPEFTNDNATAEAVKKTTEEANQKNDPWSVIKRGISNFIGVLTASMIPIIGILAGSGILKGILAALTGFKVLSTTSGTYVILNSIGDATFYFLPIILGFTAAKKLGSDPIVLGIVGGIIIYPSIVTLASKASTASTSFLGIPTTLVSYTSSVFPIIVAAWLGKCVEKFLKKVIPLYVRSVFVPILEALILSLVIIIGVGPIITVLSKGLSDGLVSIYSFSPTLSGFVLGGVYQAMVIFGLHWGLIPIVINDIATNGHSYINSILSITMVAQGGAVLAVFLKTKNKKLKEVSLAAAISAFCGVTEPALYGVNLKYKRIFIVASISSAIGGALTGFLKVNNYALSGALIGFPAFITPGVGIGSNFYGYLISHYGTLLISVLLVYLFGFTDKMLAKKSDPMNINLNMA; this is translated from the coding sequence ATGAATAATCAAGTATTGATTTCACTAGCGGCCCCTGTTGATGGGAAGTTTATGAAACTTTCACAAGTTAAAGACCCTGTTTTTTCAGAAGGACTGATGGGGCAAGGATTTGCTATCGAGCCTACTGATGGTAAAGTCGTATCTCCAGTTGATGGAACAGTGACACTTGTTTCAGAAACTAAGCATGCTTTTGGGATAAAAACTCCTGATGGAGCAGATGTATTGGTTCATTTAGGAATTGATACCGTTGACCTTAAAGGAGAACCTTTTACCGTCTTAATTAAGCAAGGTGACCGAGTCAAAATGGGTCAAGATGTTGTTAAGATGGATTTAAAGGAAATTACGGATGCTGGAAAACAAAAAACCGTCATTTTAGCAATCACTAATAGTAAAGATATTTTACAGCAATTGATGACAAAAGAATTTGATCAGAATATCACAGCGGGATCGACTGTTGCGGTTGCCTCGATTAAGAAATTGATTGATAAGAAACCTCAAAAAGTCGGCTCAGGTAAATATGATCAACTTGCAGCAGATATTGTAGAAAATGTCGGTGGAACTGAGAATATTAACAGTTTGATTCACTGTATAACTAGATTACGTTTTTATTTGAAAGACGATTCTAAGGCAAACGATAATGCGATTGAAAATCTTGATGGCGTTATTAGTGTCGCTAAAGCTGGCGGACAGTATCAAGTTGTGATTGGCCAAGCCGTTACGGATGTTTATGACGCCGTTATAGCACAAATTGGTCCTGAATTTACCAACGATAATGCCACAGCTGAAGCTGTTAAAAAGACGACTGAAGAAGCTAATCAAAAAAACGATCCGTGGTCTGTTATTAAACGTGGTATCAGCAATTTCATTGGCGTTTTAACTGCCTCAATGATTCCTATTATTGGTATTTTAGCTGGTTCCGGTATTTTAAAGGGTATCTTAGCCGCTTTGACAGGATTCAAAGTATTATCTACCACGAGTGGAACTTATGTTATTTTGAATTCGATTGGCGATGCAACATTTTACTTCTTGCCAATTATCTTAGGGTTTACTGCAGCTAAGAAATTAGGCTCTGACCCGATTGTTTTAGGAATTGTTGGTGGAATTATTATTTATCCTAGTATCGTTACATTAGCCAGCAAAGCTTCAACAGCTAGCACTAGTTTCTTAGGGATTCCGACGACATTAGTTTCATATACATCATCAGTTTTCCCAATTATCGTTGCTGCATGGTTGGGTAAATGTGTTGAAAAATTCTTAAAAAAGGTAATACCGCTATACGTTAGAAGTGTGTTCGTACCAATTTTAGAAGCTTTGATTTTAAGTTTAGTAATTATTATTGGCGTTGGTCCAATTATTACCGTTTTAAGTAAGGGACTATCAGATGGATTAGTTTCTATCTATAGTTTCAGTCCGACACTTTCAGGCTTTGTACTTGGGGGCGTTTATCAAGCGATGGTTATCTTTGGCTTGCATTGGGGACTTATTCCTATCGTTATCAATGATATTGCGACGAATGGACATAGCTACATCAATTCGATTCTTTCAATCACCATGGTTGCCCAAGGTGGTGCCGTATTAGCAGTCTTTTTGAAGACAAAGAATAAGAAGTTGAAAGAAGTTTCTCTAGCAGCCGCCATTTCAGCCTTTTGTGGCGTAACTGAACCTGCACTGTACGGTGTAAATTTGAAGTATAAGCGAATCTTTATTGTTGCAAGTATTTCCAGTGCCATCGGTGGTGCTTTGACAGGATTCTTGAAAGTTAACAACTACGCTTTGTCAGGAGCATTGATTGGTTTTCCAGCCTTTATTACTCCAGGAGTAGGAATTGGCAGTAATTTCTATGGCTATTTAATTTCACATTATGGTACACTTTTAATCTCAGTACTTTTAGTTTATCTCTTTGGATTCACCGACAAAATGTTGGCCAAAAAATCCGATCCGATGAATATCAATCTAAACATGGCTTAA